A genomic segment from Cyanobium sp. NIES-981 encodes:
- a CDS encoding DDE-type integrase/transposase/recombinase, with protein sequence MFPLAYQPGEIGFCDFTRVKRVAITLRGQPFPHLLFHYRLAWSGWAYGQIVHGGESFVALSEGLQNALAACGGVPRELRTDRLSAASRNRDGSYALDITPRYQALCAHYGLSPSRNNRGVAHENGIVEGPNGHVKRRLEQKLILRGSCDFEEPAEYGELLAEVFSALNAPRQRRYEQELEHLAPLPAFRFADYERLTVRVRSTSTIEVRQVIYSVPPTLIGRQVTVRLHHDRLVVFLGSGWVCQLPRAYGAAGEKRAWCIDLEHLIDGLRAKPRALLHCRYQRHLFPDQRWWEFWQQLLAGGERDGAARLMAEALYVAVRVASFELVLAFLEQAQRRQSLSLSALQQRFRVPPRCPSLPDPVIPQHLLASYDHLVPAAALTGGGSGPAAAAQTTQAGAVSQPLAAAGRAG encoded by the coding sequence ATGTTCCCGCTGGCCTACCAGCCCGGCGAGATCGGCTTCTGCGACTTCACCCGGGTGAAACGGGTGGCGATCACCCTGCGCGGACAACCGTTCCCCCACCTTCTCTTTCACTACCGCCTGGCCTGGAGCGGCTGGGCCTACGGGCAGATCGTCCACGGCGGAGAGAGTTTCGTGGCCCTCTCCGAGGGTCTGCAGAACGCCCTGGCCGCCTGCGGTGGGGTGCCCAGAGAGCTGCGCACCGATCGGCTCTCGGCCGCCAGCCGCAACCGGGATGGCAGCTACGCCCTCGACATCACCCCCCGCTACCAGGCCCTGTGTGCCCACTACGGCCTGTCCCCCAGCCGCAACAACCGGGGTGTGGCCCACGAGAACGGCATCGTCGAGGGACCCAACGGCCATGTGAAACGGCGGCTGGAGCAGAAGCTGATCCTGCGCGGCAGCTGTGATTTCGAGGAGCCGGCCGAATACGGCGAGCTTCTCGCTGAGGTGTTCAGCGCCCTCAACGCCCCCCGGCAACGGCGCTACGAGCAGGAGCTGGAGCATCTGGCCCCTCTGCCGGCGTTCCGCTTTGCCGACTACGAGCGGCTCACGGTGCGGGTGCGGAGCACCAGCACGATCGAGGTGAGGCAGGTGATCTACTCGGTGCCGCCCACCCTGATCGGCCGTCAGGTCACGGTGCGGCTGCACCACGACCGGCTGGTGGTGTTCCTGGGCAGCGGCTGGGTCTGCCAGCTCCCGCGCGCCTATGGCGCCGCAGGTGAGAAGCGGGCCTGGTGCATCGATCTGGAGCACCTGATCGATGGCCTGCGGGCCAAGCCCCGGGCCCTGCTCCATTGCCGCTACCAGCGCCACCTGTTCCCGGATCAGCGCTGGTGGGAGTTCTGGCAGCAGTTGCTGGCCGGCGGTGAGCGTGACGGTGCGGCCCGGCTGATGGCGGAGGCCCTGTATGTGGCGGTGCGGGTGGCCTCGTTTGAGTTGGTGCTCGCCTTCCTGGAGCAGGCCCAGCGCCGCCAGTCCCTGTCCCTCTCGGCTCTGCAGCAGCGCTTTCGCGTGCCGCCCCGCTGCCCGAGCCTCCCCGATCCCGTCATTCCCCAACACCTGCTGGCCTCCTATGACCACCTCGTCCCCGCTGCCGCGCTCACAGGCGGTGGAAGCGGCCCTGCCGCTGCTGCTCAAACAACTCAAGCTGGCGCGGTTTCGCAGCCACTGGCAGCCGCTGGCCGAGCAGGCTGA
- a CDS encoding transposase, giving the protein MSNPTRTRRRFTAQQKAEAVDLCLQEGLSCNAVAQRLGLPSSSLARLMHQARVDRGQASPRDQDSLTSEERAELNRLSARRTVDSGGRRIFQAGGSALCVARRACAQQ; this is encoded by the coding sequence ATGAGCAACCCCACCAGAACCCGGCGCCGGTTTACGGCGCAGCAGAAGGCGGAGGCCGTGGACCTCTGCCTGCAGGAGGGCCTCTCCTGCAATGCCGTCGCCCAGCGGCTCGGCCTTCCTTCCAGCAGCCTGGCCCGCTTGATGCACCAGGCCCGCGTCGACCGTGGCCAGGCCAGCCCCCGTGACCAGGACTCGCTCACCAGCGAGGAACGCGCCGAGCTCAACCGGCTCTCCGCAAGGAGAACCGTGGACTCAGGAGGGAGAAGGATTTTTCAGGCTGGCGGCAGCGCACTTTGCGTAGCCCGCAGGGCTTGCGCGCAGCAGTAA
- the istB gene encoding IS21-like element helper ATPase IstB — protein MEAALPLLLKQLKLARFRSHWQPLAEQAEAQGWSPGQFLYALCEQELEQRQTARQQRLLRGAHLPWQKGLDGFDHQHLDPRQWQELQSLARQTTWLLQAENLLLFGPSGVGKTHLAIAITMAMVAQDQVCRFFPATTLVQLLQKAKAAYDLPAMLQKLDRYALLVIDDISYVRRSELETSVLFELICHRYERKSLLVTSNQPFREWDDIFPSGSMTVAAVDRLVHHCHIIGIKGESYRQKAAAARVSSDSSDPPT, from the coding sequence GTGGAAGCGGCCCTGCCGCTGCTGCTCAAACAACTCAAGCTGGCGCGGTTTCGCAGCCACTGGCAGCCGCTGGCCGAGCAGGCTGAGGCCCAGGGCTGGAGCCCGGGCCAGTTCCTCTACGCCCTCTGCGAGCAGGAGCTGGAACAGCGGCAGACCGCCCGTCAGCAGCGGCTGCTGCGCGGTGCCCATCTCCCCTGGCAGAAGGGCCTCGACGGCTTTGACCACCAGCACCTCGATCCCCGCCAGTGGCAGGAGCTCCAGAGCCTGGCGCGGCAGACCACCTGGCTGCTGCAGGCGGAAAACCTGCTGCTGTTCGGTCCCAGCGGGGTGGGCAAGACCCACCTGGCCATTGCCATCACGATGGCGATGGTGGCGCAGGACCAGGTCTGCCGCTTCTTCCCCGCCACCACGCTGGTGCAGCTGCTGCAGAAGGCCAAGGCGGCCTACGACCTGCCGGCGATGCTGCAGAAGCTCGATCGCTACGCCCTGCTGGTGATCGACGACATCTCCTACGTGCGGCGCAGCGAGCTGGAGACCTCGGTGCTGTTCGAGCTGATCTGCCACCGCTACGAGCGCAAATCACTGCTGGTGACCAGCAACCAGCCCTTCCGCGAGTGGGACGACATCTTCCCCAGCGGCTCCATGACCGTGGCAGCGGTGGACCGGCTGGTGCACCACTGCCACATCATCGGCATCAAGGGCGAGAGCTACCGGCAGAAGGCAGCTGCTGCAAGGGTTTCCAGCGATTCCAGCGACCCGCCAACGTAA